One genomic region from Conexibacter woesei DSM 14684 encodes:
- a CDS encoding TetR/AcrR family transcriptional regulator: MTGQAPTRGQRRKALTAAAILDAARQLFFANGVARTTIDEIAERADVSVGSVYFHFRSKEGVYLALVEEALDVNERFMADVPGDPSPLARILAAGEAYLRFHLERPDAFRLVALRMLEPPVGADLSEAEQRIADRVERLVGAVGADLQAAIDAGEVRPIAAVDGMRFLWGAWNGVIALSLRQDRLRLTDDEVRAALAEGRAIIERGLAV; the protein is encoded by the coding sequence GTGACCGGGCAAGCACCTACCCGCGGGCAGCGGCGCAAGGCGCTCACCGCCGCCGCGATCCTCGACGCGGCGCGGCAGCTGTTCTTCGCCAACGGGGTCGCGCGCACGACGATCGACGAGATCGCGGAGCGAGCCGACGTCTCGGTCGGGTCGGTCTACTTCCACTTCCGCTCGAAGGAGGGCGTCTACCTCGCGCTCGTCGAGGAGGCGCTGGACGTCAACGAGCGCTTCATGGCCGACGTGCCGGGCGACCCCTCGCCGCTCGCTCGCATACTCGCCGCCGGCGAGGCGTACCTGCGCTTCCACCTCGAGCGGCCGGACGCCTTTCGCCTCGTCGCGCTGCGGATGCTCGAACCGCCGGTCGGCGCGGATCTGAGCGAGGCCGAGCAGCGGATCGCCGACCGCGTCGAGCGGCTCGTCGGCGCCGTCGGCGCCGACCTCCAGGCGGCGATCGACGCGGGCGAGGTGCGGCCGATCGCCGCCGTCGACGGGATGCGCTTCCTGTGGGGGGCGTGGAACGGCGTGATCGCGCTGAGCCTGCGGCAGGACCGCCTCAGGCTGACCGACGACGAGGTCCGCGCCGCACTCGCGGAGGGCCGCGCGATCATCGAGCGCGGCCTCGCGGTCTGA
- a CDS encoding SRPBCC family protein translates to MRSVRVTTDLPLAAEAACELAQKPALFAYVVRPIFAARDLPDRFDDVSAGTETAARLWWLGVLPSWRHHLRVVEIGSRGLYTNERGGLVRAWNHRLTFEPLPDGGGCRYTDEVQLDAGPVTPLVWLFAQLLFRYRQARWRGLARVLAG, encoded by the coding sequence ATGCGCTCCGTTCGCGTCACCACCGACCTCCCGCTCGCCGCCGAGGCCGCGTGCGAGCTGGCACAGAAGCCGGCGCTGTTCGCCTACGTCGTGCGGCCGATCTTCGCCGCGCGCGATCTGCCCGACCGTTTCGACGACGTCTCCGCCGGCACCGAGACCGCCGCGCGGCTGTGGTGGCTCGGCGTGCTGCCGTCCTGGCGTCACCACCTGCGCGTCGTCGAGATCGGCTCGCGCGGGCTGTACACGAACGAGCGCGGCGGCCTCGTGCGCGCCTGGAACCACCGCCTCACGTTCGAGCCGCTGCCGGACGGCGGCGGCTGCCGCTACACCGACGAGGTCCAGCTCGACGCCGGACCCGTCACGCCGCTCGTGTGGCTCTTCGCGCAGCTGCTGTTCCGCTACCGCCAGGCGCGCTGGCGCGGTCTCGCGCGGGTGCTGGCCGGCTAG
- a CDS encoding GAF domain-containing protein — MAIGSAVEPASQARLIARASERVQEGNPPPRVLRPVVLESWERSAQAGVFAEREELPPRLTAEELEERRARHPLAAAMPLIRSLLVDVAEDARHIVAVCDVTGHLLWVEGSRATQRAALGIGFVPGSDWSEGTTGTNAPGTALEADHPIQVFAGEHYSATHASWMCAAAPIHDPEHGGLLGAVDLTGSFDTAHPSTLALANATARAVEAHLAALSAWKDAAALEAARGHLGAGASVTVVSPGGRLLGEDLGRRRVPPPTEPGRLRIGRAVVEAEQLAAVPGYWLLHPHSRRRAAPRAAASAADGAALRTGAASAGTAHGVHTGTLRLRLLGTPADAVVSAGRPLTVTPRQLEICALLALHPDGLGSGELRELLYGDQEVADVTIRSELSRLRRTLGAALAARPYRFATPVATDVEHVEQLLHGGDVRAAVQAYTGPVLPASESPRIADLRDQLHYELRAALLAGEDPDALFQWIRAPHGASDAAVARRLTTLIGARDPRRATAVAVVEADLFARR; from the coding sequence TTGGCGATCGGATCGGCCGTCGAGCCGGCGTCGCAGGCGCGCCTGATCGCACGGGCGAGCGAGCGCGTCCAGGAGGGCAACCCGCCGCCGCGGGTGCTGCGCCCGGTCGTGCTGGAGTCGTGGGAGCGCTCGGCGCAGGCGGGCGTCTTCGCCGAGCGTGAGGAGCTGCCGCCGCGGCTGACGGCCGAGGAGCTGGAGGAACGGCGAGCGAGACACCCGCTCGCGGCGGCGATGCCGCTGATCCGCTCGCTGCTCGTCGATGTCGCCGAGGATGCGCGCCACATCGTCGCCGTCTGCGACGTCACCGGCCACCTGCTGTGGGTCGAGGGCAGCCGTGCGACGCAGCGCGCGGCGCTCGGCATCGGCTTCGTGCCGGGCTCGGACTGGAGCGAGGGCACGACCGGCACGAACGCGCCCGGCACGGCGCTCGAGGCCGACCACCCGATCCAGGTCTTCGCCGGCGAGCACTACAGCGCGACGCACGCGTCGTGGATGTGCGCGGCGGCGCCGATCCACGACCCGGAGCACGGCGGGCTGCTCGGCGCGGTCGACCTGACCGGGTCGTTCGACACAGCGCACCCCTCGACGCTCGCGCTCGCGAACGCGACCGCGAGAGCGGTCGAGGCGCACCTGGCGGCGCTCAGCGCGTGGAAGGACGCGGCGGCGCTGGAGGCTGCGCGCGGCCACCTCGGCGCCGGCGCGAGCGTGACGGTCGTCTCGCCCGGCGGACGGCTGCTCGGCGAGGACCTGGGGCGCCGCCGCGTGCCGCCGCCGACCGAGCCAGGCCGGCTGCGGATCGGTCGCGCGGTGGTCGAGGCGGAACAGCTCGCGGCGGTGCCGGGCTACTGGCTGCTGCACCCGCACAGCAGGCGGCGGGCGGCCCCCAGAGCCGCCGCGTCCGCTGCGGACGGCGCCGCGCTGCGCACCGGCGCCGCGTCGGCCGGCACGGCCCACGGCGTCCACACCGGCACGCTTCGGCTGCGCCTGCTCGGCACGCCGGCCGACGCGGTCGTCTCCGCCGGCCGGCCGCTGACGGTGACCCCGCGCCAGCTGGAGATCTGCGCGCTGCTGGCGCTCCACCCCGACGGCCTCGGCAGCGGTGAGCTGCGCGAGCTGCTGTACGGCGACCAGGAGGTCGCGGACGTGACGATCCGGTCGGAGCTGTCGCGCCTGCGCCGCACGCTCGGGGCGGCGCTTGCTGCGCGCCCCTACCGCTTCGCGACGCCGGTCGCGACCGACGTCGAGCACGTCGAGCAGTTGCTGCACGGCGGCGACGTGCGGGCGGCCGTGCAGGCGTACACGGGGCCGGTGCTGCCGGCGTCGGAGTCGCCGCGGATCGCGGACCTGCGCGACCAGCTCCACTACGAGCTGCGCGCCGCGCTGCTCGCCGGCGAGGACCCCGACGCGCTGTTCCAGTGGATCCGCGCGCCCCACGGCGCCTCCGACGCCGCCGTCGCCCGCCGCCTCACGACGCTGATCGGCGCGCGCGACCCGCGCCGCGCGACCGCCGTCGCGGTCGTCGAGGCGGATCTGTTCGCGCGCCGGTAG
- a CDS encoding TetR/AcrR family transcriptional regulator yields the protein MARARLSPRKQPRQERARETVEAILEAAAQVFERHGYAAGTTNRIAERAGISIGSLYQYFPGKDAILLAIVERHVDEGARAMTPLLDGLLAEAPPLRDGLRRVVEAMVALHRDRPALHRVLFEEAPRPPGLRRRLDALAAAAAARLAAYLRASPEATVADAELAARLIVQVIESVTHNLVIHPAGEHPPEAWIDATVAMLAAYATGPAP from the coding sequence ATGGCCAGAGCGCGCCTGAGCCCCCGCAAGCAGCCGCGCCAGGAGCGGGCGAGAGAGACCGTCGAGGCGATCCTCGAAGCGGCTGCTCAGGTCTTCGAGCGCCACGGCTACGCCGCCGGGACGACGAACCGCATCGCGGAGCGCGCCGGGATCTCGATCGGCTCGCTCTACCAGTACTTCCCGGGCAAGGACGCGATCCTGCTCGCGATCGTCGAGCGCCACGTCGACGAGGGCGCCCGCGCGATGACGCCGCTGCTGGACGGGCTGCTCGCCGAGGCGCCCCCGCTGCGCGACGGCCTGCGCCGCGTCGTCGAGGCGATGGTCGCGCTGCACCGCGACCGGCCCGCGCTGCACCGCGTCCTGTTCGAGGAGGCGCCGCGCCCGCCCGGCCTGCGCCGCCGGCTCGACGCCCTCGCCGCCGCGGCCGCCGCGCGGCTCGCCGCCTACCTGCGCGCCTCGCCGGAGGCGACGGTCGCCGACGCCGAGCTGGCCGCGCGCCTGATCGTGCAGGTGATCGAGTCCGTCACGCACAACCTCGTCATCCACCCAGCGGGCGAGCACCCGCCGGAGGCGTGGATCGACGCGACCGTCGCCATGCTCGCCGCGTACGCGACCGGCCCGGCACCATGA
- a CDS encoding MBL fold metallo-hydrolase, whose product MSTRGLDVTEVVPGIHRIASPLGERPMAQWLCVGSERILLVDSGVAGTPAAAIVPALAGLGLTPADLTDVVISHADVDHYGGDAELRALAPAARFVAHPADRPQIESFAAITAARYGWYRDYELDYPPQTWEWLRDAAGADAPLDGDVAPGADEAASPAFDLGGGMALELLHLPGHSAGHLGLLHRASATAIVLDAVMGDGFRSYDGALVSPTPYGDLAAYRGSIATLRALAPARLGTAHFPLLRGDEVAAFLDLSERWVDALDAAVLAALGGARDEAHGRGATDRARSLAELLQACDAAVGPYPEATVELARCIGAHLDAHVAAGRVVRLDGSPPRWALA is encoded by the coding sequence GTGAGCACGCGCGGACTCGACGTGACCGAGGTCGTCCCCGGCATCCACCGGATCGCCTCGCCGCTCGGCGAGCGGCCGATGGCGCAGTGGCTGTGCGTCGGCAGCGAGCGAATCCTGCTGGTCGACAGCGGCGTCGCCGGAACGCCGGCGGCCGCGATCGTGCCGGCGCTCGCCGGCCTCGGGCTGACGCCCGCCGACCTCACCGACGTGGTGATCTCGCACGCCGACGTCGACCACTACGGCGGCGACGCCGAGCTGCGCGCGCTCGCGCCGGCCGCACGCTTCGTCGCGCACCCCGCCGACCGCCCGCAGATCGAGTCGTTCGCCGCGATCACCGCGGCGCGCTACGGCTGGTACCGCGACTACGAGCTGGACTACCCGCCGCAGACGTGGGAGTGGCTGCGCGACGCCGCCGGCGCCGACGCGCCGCTCGACGGCGACGTCGCGCCCGGCGCGGACGAGGCGGCGTCGCCGGCGTTCGACCTCGGCGGCGGGATGGCGCTGGAGCTGCTGCACCTGCCCGGCCACTCGGCCGGCCACCTCGGCCTGCTGCACCGTGCCAGCGCGACCGCGATCGTGCTCGACGCCGTGATGGGCGACGGCTTCCGCTCCTACGACGGCGCGCTCGTCAGCCCGACGCCGTACGGCGACCTCGCCGCCTACCGCGGCTCGATCGCGACGCTGCGCGCGCTCGCGCCCGCACGGCTCGGCACCGCCCACTTCCCGCTCTTGCGCGGCGACGAGGTCGCCGCCTTCCTCGACCTGAGCGAGCGCTGGGTCGACGCGCTCGACGCCGCGGTGCTGGCGGCGCTCGGCGGCGCGCGCGACGAAGCGCACGGCAGAGGCGCCACCGATCGCGCGCGCTCGCTCGCCGAGCTGCTGCAGGCGTGCGACGCAGCCGTCGGCCCCTACCCGGAGGCGACGGTCGAGCTGGCCCGCTGCATCGGCGCTCACCTCGACGCCCACGTCGCCGCCGGCCGCGTCGTGCGGCTCGACGGCTCACCGCCGCGCTGGGCGCTCGCGTAG
- a CDS encoding amidohydrolase family protein: MEQTFAYMNNRPPLIDAHNHLGRWLGADGGWVPADLAGGAPGLPWTVPDVGALLELMDGGGIAAIVNLDGRWDAELEANLDRYDRAHPGRFATFCQLDWSLAAQSDDFAAALVASLERSAAAGARGLKVWKTLGLGWRDTRGRLLLPDDERIAPVWEAAADLSLPVLIHTADPPAFFLPFDESNPRWEMLKANPDWSFHGGDYPSFEQLMWSFEALVAAHPRTTFVGAHGVDAEDLPWLTRMLDAYPNLVVDFSYRAEELAADADGARALLLRHADRVLFGTDHFPPEAEAYASWFTLLESTLGLPPHVLDGIYRGNAARVLELELEAAS; this comes from the coding sequence ATGGAACAGACGTTCGCGTATATGAACAATCGCCCGCCACTGATCGACGCGCACAACCACCTCGGCCGCTGGCTCGGGGCCGACGGCGGCTGGGTCCCCGCGGACCTGGCCGGCGGCGCGCCCGGCCTGCCGTGGACCGTGCCTGACGTCGGCGCGCTGCTGGAGCTGATGGACGGCGGCGGGATCGCGGCGATCGTCAACCTCGACGGCCGCTGGGACGCGGAGCTGGAGGCCAACCTCGACCGCTACGACCGCGCCCACCCCGGCCGCTTCGCGACCTTCTGCCAGCTCGACTGGTCGCTCGCGGCGCAAAGCGACGACTTCGCCGCCGCGCTGGTCGCGTCGCTCGAGCGCTCCGCCGCCGCGGGCGCGCGCGGGCTGAAGGTGTGGAAGACGCTCGGGCTCGGCTGGCGCGACACGCGCGGCCGCCTGCTGCTGCCGGACGACGAGCGGATCGCGCCCGTCTGGGAGGCGGCCGCCGACCTCAGCCTGCCGGTGCTGATCCACACCGCCGACCCGCCCGCGTTCTTCCTCCCGTTCGACGAGAGCAACCCGCGCTGGGAGATGCTGAAGGCGAACCCCGACTGGTCGTTCCACGGCGGTGACTACCCGTCGTTCGAGCAGCTGATGTGGTCGTTCGAGGCGCTCGTCGCCGCCCATCCGCGGACGACGTTCGTCGGCGCCCACGGCGTCGACGCCGAGGACCTGCCGTGGCTGACGCGGATGCTCGACGCGTACCCGAACCTCGTCGTCGACTTCTCCTATCGCGCCGAGGAGCTGGCGGCCGACGCCGACGGCGCACGCGCGCTGCTGCTGCGTCACGCTGACCGGGTGCTGTTCGGCACCGACCACTTCCCGCCGGAGGCGGAGGCGTACGCGAGCTGGTTCACGCTGCTGGAGTCGACGCTCGGCCTGCCGCCCCACGTGCTCGACGGGATCTACCGCGGCAACGCGGCGCGCGTGCTGGAGCTGGAGCTGGAGGCGGCGTCGTGA
- a CDS encoding DUF6683 family protein: MTITKTGARTLLGAIAAGVLLALPGPASAQLDGPATPYVDAVGAWANAQTLRRDLESGGGTGTAPARGRAPRRATARQLAALRFTPSAGVTRANDDAVIAKLPSSYDPVRVRAVLAELRAEGRKVLRANGLRGNDLGDVATFDLMLLYLVYHDLRSDPPRAAVAALRREVRNDIAANPATVRLSDARKQTAAEMIDMKRTFLLADWPADALGRSDRRAEIRTWVRAAFGVDLRAVRLTARGFVAR, from the coding sequence ATGACGATCACGAAGACGGGGGCACGGACGCTGCTGGGGGCGATCGCCGCGGGCGTGCTGCTCGCGCTCCCGGGCCCCGCATCCGCGCAGCTCGACGGACCGGCGACGCCGTACGTCGACGCCGTCGGCGCGTGGGCGAACGCGCAGACGCTGCGGCGCGACCTGGAGAGCGGCGGTGGGACCGGCACGGCGCCGGCGAGAGGGAGAGCGCCGAGACGCGCGACCGCGAGACAGCTCGCGGCGCTGCGCTTCACGCCGAGCGCGGGCGTGACGCGGGCCAACGACGACGCCGTGATCGCGAAGCTTCCGTCGAGCTACGACCCGGTCAGAGTCCGCGCGGTGCTCGCCGAGCTGCGCGCGGAGGGCCGCAAGGTGCTGCGCGCCAACGGCTTGCGCGGCAACGACCTCGGCGATGTCGCGACGTTCGACCTGATGCTGCTGTACCTCGTCTACCACGACCTCAGAAGCGACCCGCCGAGAGCGGCGGTCGCGGCGCTGCGGCGCGAGGTGCGCAACGACATCGCGGCCAACCCGGCGACCGTCCGCCTGTCCGACGCGCGCAAGCAGACCGCGGCGGAGATGATCGACATGAAGCGGACGTTCCTGCTCGCCGACTGGCCGGCCGACGCGCTCGGCCGCAGCGACCGGCGCGCCGAGATCCGCACGTGGGTGCGCGCGGCGTTCGGCGTCGACCTGCGCGCCGTCAGACTGACCGCGCGCGGCTTCGTCGCGCGCTGA
- a CDS encoding carbon-nitrogen hydrolase family protein: MTIRAAAVQLEAEVGNIDANLELCEGLADAAAARGANWIVLPEFFSTGVANRPELREAAPPADGAPAQLLRDLATRHEAHVGGSALVRDDDGHVRNAFLLFGPDGALLGRHDKDLPTMWENALYVGGGDPGRIEAGGLTVGVALCWELMRTQTAERLAGRVDLVVGGSGWWSIPRWRPHRLFARWDAANHRRAVTAAERFAPYAGAPVVHAAHSGPLNCPFPGGSWIYHGRFAGAAVVCDADGTVLAARGREDGPGVAVADLEPRRRPPRALPAGFWLQQRGALGAAAWAYQNPLGRSQYRRAHERRLDRAALAGAPAAPAAAPTTAPPRTGAVA; the protein is encoded by the coding sequence ATGACGATCCGCGCGGCGGCCGTCCAGCTCGAAGCGGAGGTCGGGAACATCGACGCGAACCTCGAGCTGTGCGAGGGGCTCGCGGACGCAGCGGCGGCGCGCGGGGCGAACTGGATCGTGCTGCCGGAGTTCTTCTCGACCGGCGTCGCGAACCGTCCCGAGCTGCGCGAGGCGGCGCCGCCCGCGGACGGCGCGCCGGCGCAGCTGCTGCGCGACCTCGCGACGCGGCACGAGGCGCACGTCGGCGGCTCGGCGCTCGTGCGCGACGACGACGGCCACGTGCGCAACGCGTTCCTGCTCTTCGGCCCCGACGGCGCGCTGCTCGGCCGCCACGACAAGGACCTCCCGACGATGTGGGAGAACGCGCTCTACGTCGGCGGCGGCGACCCCGGCCGGATCGAGGCCGGCGGGCTGACCGTCGGCGTCGCGCTCTGCTGGGAGCTGATGCGGACCCAGACCGCCGAGCGGCTGGCGGGCCGCGTCGACCTCGTGGTCGGCGGCTCGGGCTGGTGGAGCATCCCGCGCTGGCGCCCGCACCGGCTGTTCGCGCGCTGGGATGCGGCCAACCACCGCCGCGCCGTCACGGCGGCGGAGCGGTTCGCGCCGTACGCCGGCGCGCCGGTCGTCCACGCCGCCCACTCCGGTCCGCTCAACTGCCCGTTCCCCGGCGGCAGCTGGATCTACCACGGCCGCTTCGCGGGCGCCGCGGTCGTCTGCGACGCGGACGGGACGGTGCTCGCGGCGCGCGGGCGCGAGGACGGGCCGGGCGTCGCCGTCGCCGACCTGGAACCGCGACGCCGTCCCCCGCGCGCGCTGCCCGCGGGCTTCTGGCTCCAGCAGCGGGGCGCGCTCGGCGCCGCCGCGTGGGCGTACCAGAACCCGCTCGGACGGTCGCAGTACCGCCGCGCGCACGAGCGCAGGCTCGACCGCGCGGCGCTCGCGGGCGCGCCGGCCGCGCCGGCCGCAGCCCCGACCACCGCCCCGCCGCGGACCGGAGCGGTGGCATGA
- a CDS encoding TolB-like translocation protein has protein sequence MVKRSDVLASALRRVGYMGVCVVLFCLASPPHAAVADLQHGRQLELVPTDTNQTGVANVLYSDDGDRLFYDMVGGNDLATNGALPSFLATRGDDGWTSRGLLPPRAEQHGSVYFFTGATTDLARFTYAVTNGVFPQPPPPTSLVRLGADRTQELLVRWPGGLGYQQQYAVQPLTSDDLAHVVALSGTSLDPRDPGSEVTPQLYDFGAGIPRLLSVLPDDSASACGAAIGAGSTRVTAGQHWISRDGSYVHFLGRSSCGDPFNLFVRNAGQTRLVSGPPVAGADHGATFVQATPDGRTVVFATRTQLVLADQNDGLDVYRSAGGPADCLTCGIAGAEIQRAIASEDGTRVYFTSPALLVPGRGSPDSPLNIYTLTGDGPLRYVAGSSGRGDLTGVPSAGDTLTADGSVYLFASGQQPGGPDVGGCRDPFGAARPCTQLYRYEAGSGAVTCISCPPAGSPAHDVPTSLSGSGLQVDRTSPMSADGRIVFFRTADPLVPEDVNRDLDVYEWNDGAVSLITDGRTSFPASITGHVVIGTTASGRDAFFTSYAPLVPGLTEAGTLQLYDARIGGRAARPPAPPREPCDGDGCQGAPASPPQALAIGSLGGTGRGNVEPGARRAGRLVVRRPRPFAGATGVVRVRVDGGGQVAASGAGVRPVTAFVRRAGTHALRIALHARSRARLRARGTVRITLRIVFRPTGRAPSRTAVVLTFTADRARKGR, from the coding sequence ATGGTGAAGAGGTCAGACGTGCTCGCGTCGGCGTTGCGGCGCGTCGGGTACATGGGTGTCTGCGTCGTGCTGTTCTGCTTGGCGTCGCCACCCCACGCCGCGGTCGCCGATCTCCAGCACGGGCGCCAGCTCGAGCTCGTCCCGACCGACACGAACCAGACCGGGGTCGCGAACGTGCTCTACAGCGACGACGGTGACAGGCTCTTCTACGACATGGTCGGCGGCAACGACCTCGCCACCAACGGCGCGCTGCCGAGCTTCCTCGCGACCCGGGGCGACGACGGCTGGACGTCGCGGGGGCTGCTGCCGCCCCGCGCCGAGCAGCACGGGTCGGTGTACTTCTTCACCGGCGCGACGACCGATCTCGCGCGCTTCACCTACGCCGTCACCAACGGCGTCTTCCCGCAGCCGCCGCCGCCCACGTCGCTCGTGCGGCTCGGCGCCGACCGCACGCAGGAGCTGCTCGTCAGATGGCCCGGAGGACTGGGCTACCAGCAGCAGTACGCGGTGCAGCCGCTCACGTCCGACGACCTCGCGCACGTCGTCGCGCTGTCGGGGACGTCGCTGGACCCGCGCGACCCGGGGTCCGAGGTCACGCCGCAGCTGTACGACTTCGGCGCCGGCATCCCGCGGCTCCTCAGCGTGCTGCCCGACGACTCCGCGTCGGCCTGCGGCGCCGCGATCGGCGCGGGTTCCACACGCGTCACGGCGGGACAGCACTGGATCTCCCGGGACGGGTCGTACGTGCACTTCCTCGGCCGCTCCTCCTGCGGTGATCCGTTCAACCTGTTCGTGCGCAACGCCGGCCAGACGAGGCTGGTCTCCGGGCCGCCCGTCGCGGGTGCTGACCACGGCGCGACGTTCGTGCAGGCGACGCCGGACGGCCGCACGGTCGTCTTCGCCACCCGCACGCAGCTGGTGCTCGCCGACCAGAACGACGGGCTCGACGTGTATCGCTCCGCGGGCGGCCCGGCCGACTGCCTGACCTGCGGGATCGCCGGCGCGGAGATCCAGAGAGCGATCGCCTCCGAGGACGGCACGCGGGTCTACTTCACCTCGCCGGCGCTGCTCGTGCCCGGCAGAGGCTCGCCGGACTCGCCGCTCAACATCTACACGCTGACGGGCGACGGACCGCTCAGATACGTCGCGGGCTCGTCGGGCAGAGGCGACCTGACGGGCGTCCCGTCGGCGGGCGACACGCTCACCGCCGACGGCTCGGTCTACCTCTTCGCCTCGGGCCAGCAGCCCGGCGGCCCCGACGTCGGCGGCTGCCGCGACCCGTTCGGCGCCGCCCGCCCGTGCACGCAGCTGTACCGCTACGAGGCGGGCAGCGGAGCCGTGACGTGCATCTCCTGCCCGCCGGCGGGATCGCCCGCGCATGACGTCCCGACATCGCTGAGCGGGTCGGGCCTGCAGGTCGACCGCACCAGCCCGATGAGCGCGGACGGCCGGATCGTCTTCTTCCGCACGGCCGATCCGCTCGTACCGGAGGACGTCAACAGGGATCTCGACGTCTACGAGTGGAACGACGGTGCCGTCTCGCTGATCACCGACGGCCGCACGTCGTTTCCGGCGTCGATCACCGGCCATGTCGTGATCGGGACGACGGCGAGCGGCCGCGACGCGTTCTTCACCAGCTATGCGCCGCTCGTCCCGGGCCTGACCGAGGCAGGGACGCTGCAGCTCTACGACGCGCGCATCGGCGGCAGGGCGGCGCGGCCGCCCGCCCCGCCGCGCGAGCCGTGCGACGGCGACGGCTGCCAGGGCGCGCCCGCGTCGCCGCCGCAGGCGCTCGCGATCGGGTCGCTCGGCGGGACCGGCCGGGGCAACGTCGAGCCCGGCGCGCGGCGCGCGGGCAGGCTCGTCGTGCGCAGACCGCGTCCGTTCGCCGGCGCGACGGGCGTCGTGCGGGTGCGGGTCGACGGCGGCGGACAGGTCGCGGCGAGCGGGGCGGGGGTCAGACCCGTCACGGCGTTCGTGCGCAGAGCTGGTACGCACGCGCTGAGGATCGCGTTGCACGCGCGCAGCCGGGCGCGCCTGCGCGCGCGGGGGACGGTGCGGATCACCCTCCGGATCGTCTTCAGGCCGACCGGCCGCGCCCCGTCGAGAACCGCCGTCGTCCTGACGTTCACGGCCGACCGCGCGCGGAAGGGGCGCTAG
- a CDS encoding alpha/beta hydrolase family protein — protein MVAAQPNPRFRPPPGAARQARRAAVAALLLAASTLGLPAAALGAPAPAPARDETIAPAPRLPAPTGAAPVGVRTLALVDRTRRDPFAPRRDGRARKRAVVASLWYPAQPSQAPLARYAPRRVLPALVADSGVSPAASRLRTHARTGAPIAPGRHPLLLFSPGYAISRLGYQQLAEELASQGYLVAAVDHTYESPAVELPGGRIIRRSLTKRDAPRAIVLDTRVADVRFVLRSLRRTERDHVDPRRIGVFGHSLGGATAANVMFRERGVRAGADLDGSIFGPVARRGLDRPFLLFRANAAAVHDPSLTTFHARLTGARPIVDVPTARHLSFGDLGVVARPAPADVRRRVLGTIDPLRAVAVQRAVLTAFFDQALERAPAAPLPAFPEAVVQEDDGRR, from the coding sequence ATGGTCGCCGCGCAACCGAACCCCCGCTTCCGACCGCCGCCCGGCGCTGCGCGCCAGGCACGCCGCGCCGCCGTCGCCGCTCTGCTGCTCGCCGCGAGCACGCTCGGCCTGCCCGCAGCGGCGCTCGGCGCGCCGGCACCGGCGCCCGCGCGGGACGAGACGATCGCGCCCGCGCCACGGCTCCCCGCGCCCACCGGTGCCGCGCCCGTCGGCGTTCGCACGCTCGCGCTGGTCGACCGCACGCGCCGCGATCCCTTCGCCCCTCGCCGTGACGGCCGTGCTCGGAAGCGGGCCGTCGTGGCCTCGCTCTGGTACCCCGCGCAGCCCTCGCAGGCGCCGCTCGCCCGCTACGCGCCCCGCCGCGTCCTGCCCGCGCTCGTCGCCGACTCGGGCGTCTCACCCGCCGCCTCCCGGCTGCGCACCCACGCCCGCACCGGCGCGCCGATCGCTCCCGGCCGCCACCCGCTGCTGCTGTTCTCGCCCGGCTACGCGATCTCGCGCCTCGGGTACCAGCAGCTCGCCGAGGAGCTGGCCAGCCAGGGCTACCTCGTCGCCGCCGTCGACCACACGTACGAGTCGCCGGCCGTCGAGCTGCCCGGCGGGCGCATCATCCGTCGCAGCCTGACCAAGCGGGACGCCCCGCGCGCGATCGTGCTCGACACCCGCGTCGCCGACGTGCGGTTCGTCCTGCGCTCGCTGCGGCGGACCGAGCGCGACCACGTCGACCCGCGCCGGATCGGCGTCTTCGGCCACTCGCTCGGCGGGGCGACGGCGGCCAACGTGATGTTCCGCGAGCGGGGCGTGCGCGCCGGCGCCGACCTCGACGGCTCGATCTTCGGCCCCGTCGCGCGGCGCGGGCTCGACCGCCCGTTCCTGCTCTTCCGCGCCAACGCCGCCGCCGTCCACGATCCGTCGCTGACGACGTTCCACGCCAGGCTGACCGGCGCGCGCCCGATCGTCGACGTGCCGACGGCGCGCCACCTCTCCTTCGGCGACCTCGGCGTCGTCGCCCGGCCCGCGCCCGCCGACGTGCGACGCAGGGTGCTCGGCACGATCGACCCGCTGCGCGCGGTCGCCGTGCAGCGCGCCGTGCTGACCGCCTTCTTCGACCAGGCGCTGGAGCGGGCCCCCGCCGCGCCGCTGCCGGCGTTCCCGGAGGCCGTCGTCCAGGAGGACGACGGCCGGCGCTAG